A genomic segment from Malus domestica chromosome 05, GDT2T_hap1 encodes:
- the LOC139196032 gene encoding uncharacterized protein, with product MAIRARRLLSKGCQGYLAHVVLSEETTTFVEDVGVVRHYPDVFLEELLGLPPDCEVEFTIDLLPSTNLISLTPYRIAPVELRELKTQLQELLKGACVFSKIDLRSDDILVYSKNEIDHARHLRLVLKTLKANQLYANFSKCQFWLDQHDKMIAYASRQLKPHEMNYPTHDLKWVELLSDYDCTIKYHPGRANSVADALSRKSYGQHNALYASRNPLLIDLRSIGVTLKESRWGALIAGFQVRPVLLDRVLEAQRNDTEFHELIQAVLNGKKKDLWIKDPDGMFMQDEQMYVPNVEELKRDIMDVAHISAYIATTTTNTAMEMGRYYNGFREALGSRLLYNTAYHPQTDGQLDRTIQTSEDMLRSSVLQFGDTWHKRLLLIEFAYNNSFHSSIGMAQFEALYGKPCRTPLCWSEVSEQVLVGPEIVDETTQNIQLSPWKGVVQFGKKGKLSPRYVSDPSHVILLQPLEMNPNLSYDEVPVIILDWKDKVLRNKTMQMVKVLWRNHSVKEATWETEERI from the exons ATGGCCATAAGGGCGAGACGACTGTTGAGTAAAGGTTGTCAAGGTTACTTAGCTCATGTTGTGCTATCGGAAGAGACTACTACATTTGTTGAGGACGTCGGAGTAGTTAGGCACTATCCCGATGTTTTTCTCGAGGAATTACTTGGCTTACCCCCAGATTGTGAAGTGGAGTTCACTATCGATCTACTTCCAAGTACTAATCTTATTTCCCTTACACCTTACCGTATAGCTCCTGTGGAGTTAAGGGAACTTAAAACTCAGTTGCAAGAGTTG CTTAAGGGTGCTTGTGTGTTCTCGAAGATTGACCTAAGGTCGG ATGACATTTTGGTGTATTCGAAGAATGAAATTGATCATGCCAGGCATCTGCGTTTAGttctaaaaacgctaaaggcaAATCAGTTGTATGCTAATTTCAGCAAATGTCAGTTTTGGCTGGATCAA CATGATAAGATGATTGCTTATGCATCGCGACAGTTAAAGCCCCATGAGATGAACTATCCTACCCATGATCTCAA GTGGGTAGAGTTGctcagtgattatgactgcaccaTTAAGTATCACCCAGGTCGTGCCAATTCGGTAGCTGATGCTCTTAGTAGGAAGTCTTATGGCCAACATAATGCTCTTTATGCTAGTCGCAATCCTCTTTTGATTGACCTAAGATCCATTGGAGTAACATTGAAAGAGAGTCGATGGGGGGCCCTAATTGCTGGTTTTCAGGTCAGACCGGTTCTGTTGGATCGTGTTCTCGAAGCCCAGAGGAACGATACAGAATTTCATGAATTGATACAGGCAGTGTTAAACGGGAAAAAGAAGGACCTCTGGATTAAAGATCCTGACGGCATGTTTATGCAAGATGAACAGATGTATGTACCGAATGTTGAAGAACTAAAGAGAGACATAATGGATGTAGCGCATATTTCTGCTTAT ATTGCTACAACCACTACCAATACCGCAAtggaaatgggaagatattACAATGGATTTCGT GAAGCTTTGGGATCAAGATTACTCTACAACACCgcatatcatcctcaaactgatgggcaGTTAGATAGAACTATCCAGACTtcggaagatatgttgagatcgtCAGTCTTACAGTTTGGAGACACTTGGCACAAGCGCTTACTGTTGATAGAGTTTGCGTACAACAACAGCTTCCATTctagtattggtatggcacaATTTGAAGCGTTGTATGGGAAACCGTGTCGTACTCCACTTTGTTGGTCTGAGGTCAGTGAACAAGTTTTGGTTGGCCCTGAGATCGTGGATGAAACGACACAGAATATTCAG TTATCACCATGGAAAGGTGTTGTGCAATTCGGAAAGAAAGGGAAGCTCAGTCCTAG GTACGTCTCTGATCCATCACACGTGATCCTTCTTCAGCCACTGGAGATGAATCCAAATTTGAGCTATGATGAGGTTCCAGTGATTATCCttgattggaaggataaggttcTTAGGAACAAGACCATGCAGATGGTGAAAgttttgtggaggaaccactcggtcaaggaagctacttgggagaccgAAGAACGTATATGA